One genomic window of Candidatus Reconcilbacillus cellulovorans includes the following:
- a CDS encoding deoxyribonuclease IV, producing the protein MDKLKIGSHVSFSERGLLNAAEEAISYGSSTFMIYTGAPQNTKRKPMEEQYVEEGLRLMREHGIGEIVVHAPYIINLGSYKRDTFELAVRFLQDEIRRTAYLGVKQIVLHPGSYTDKDPEYGLARIAEGLNEVLDGTSDTDVCIALETMAGKGSELGRTFEELARMIDAVRQNDRLTVCFDTCHVHDAGYDIVRDLDGVLERFDRIIGLDRLTVVHLNDSKNPVGSAKDRHAPLGSGWIGFEAIKRVVDHEKLRNLPFILETPWIGKDKNALRPMYEVEIALLRGNPAERFGAGFIEDVERLHHFFEKMDIHPRRYVLETWETLKNGAKSKKTDAREPMERLYDLVVEHGLFSDLTEEQINHRLTAFFAGREWLKAAV; encoded by the coding sequence ATGGACAAGCTGAAAATCGGATCTCACGTGTCGTTTTCCGAACGAGGTCTTTTGAACGCCGCGGAAGAGGCGATATCTTACGGATCAAGCACGTTCATGATTTATACCGGCGCTCCCCAAAATACGAAGCGCAAACCGATGGAAGAGCAGTACGTCGAAGAAGGGCTTCGGCTCATGCGGGAGCACGGTATCGGGGAAATCGTCGTACATGCGCCGTACATTATTAATTTGGGATCCTATAAGCGCGACACGTTTGAACTTGCCGTCCGGTTCCTGCAAGACGAAATTCGCCGTACGGCGTACCTCGGCGTGAAGCAGATCGTGCTTCATCCCGGTTCTTATACCGACAAAGATCCGGAGTACGGGTTGGCCCGGATCGCCGAAGGGCTGAACGAAGTGCTGGACGGCACGAGCGACACCGACGTCTGCATCGCTCTGGAGACGATGGCCGGCAAAGGCTCGGAACTCGGCCGCACGTTCGAGGAGCTGGCGCGGATGATCGACGCCGTCAGGCAGAACGACCGGTTGACCGTCTGTTTCGATACTTGTCACGTCCACGACGCCGGCTACGACATCGTCCGTGATCTCGACGGCGTTTTGGAGCGGTTCGACCGGATTATCGGCCTCGACCGGCTGACGGTCGTCCATCTGAACGACAGCAAAAACCCGGTCGGCTCCGCGAAGGATCGGCACGCGCCGCTCGGCTCGGGCTGGATCGGGTTTGAGGCGATCAAACGCGTCGTCGACCACGAGAAGCTGAGGAATTTGCCGTTTATTCTGGAAACACCCTGGATCGGCAAGGACAAAAACGCTCTCCGCCCGATGTATGAGGTGGAAATCGCGCTTTTGCGCGGCAATCCGGCGGAAAGGTTCGGGGCGGGGTTTATTGAAGATGTTGAACGACTACATCATTTTTTTGAAAAAATGGATATCCATCCGCGGCGTTATGTGCTGGAAACGTGGGAAACGCTGAAAAACGGGGCAAAATCGAAAAAGACCGACGCCCGCGAGCCGATGGAACGGTTGTACGACCTCGTCGTGGAACACGGGTTGTTTTCCGATTTGACGGAAGAACAGATCAATCACAGGCTGACGGCATTTTTCGCCGGCCGTGAATGGCTGAAGGCGGCCGTATAA
- a CDS encoding phosphatase has translation MIRQTARLTSSVLSGVAQYFVKASSWFLYRPEIPEELKK, from the coding sequence ATGATTCGTCAAACGGCTCGCCTCACTTCGTCGGTGTTGTCCGGAGTCGCCCAGTATTTTGTCAAAGCATCATCGTGGTTTTTGTATCGCCCCGAAATCCCGGAAGAGCTGAAGAAGTAA
- a CDS encoding GNAT family N-acetyltransferase (catalyzes the formation of N-acetyl-L-glutamate from acetyl-CoA and L-glutamate) — MLTTVTCRKATEADVEHLHALIATYAERGIMLPRSKEALLRAVDSFVVAEVDGVFAGCGSLCKLGEDLAEIRSLGVVEHFQGQGIGRRIVEMLVDQARRSGIPKVMALTYEVAFFERLGFTVVAKEIFPEKVWTDCVHCPKRHCCDEIAVMKRLS; from the coding sequence ATGTTGACCACGGTGACGTGCCGCAAAGCGACGGAGGCGGACGTCGAACATCTTCACGCGCTGATCGCGACATACGCCGAGCGGGGCATTATGTTGCCGCGTTCGAAAGAGGCGCTGTTGCGCGCCGTCGATTCGTTCGTGGTGGCGGAGGTCGACGGGGTTTTCGCCGGATGCGGTTCGCTGTGCAAGCTCGGCGAAGACTTGGCGGAGATCCGTTCGCTCGGAGTCGTGGAACATTTTCAGGGGCAGGGCATCGGCCGACGCATTGTCGAGATGTTGGTGGATCAGGCGCGGCGCAGCGGTATTCCGAAAGTGATGGCGCTGACGTACGAGGTTGCGTTTTTCGAACGCCTTGGTTTTACAGTCGTCGCCAAAGAGATTTTTCCGGAGAAAGTCTGGACCGACTGCGTCCATTGCCCGAAACGGCATTGCTGCGATGAAATCGCCGTCATGAAACGCCTGTCCTGA
- a CDS encoding formyltetrahydrofolate deformylase — protein sequence MLHYRGRGASGRRDDQARMLISCPDRPGIVAAVSGFLARQGANIVQSDQYTVDPRGGMFFIRIEFDLERLSERLEQLRQDFEPIAREFSMQWRIVSAGRRKRLAIMVSKEDHCLMELLWQWKAGDLNADIAMVISNHPDLQGLVESFGLPFYHIPVTPETKAEAEERQLELLGDNIDAVVLARYMQILSPRFVERFRNRIINIHHSFLPAFVGGNPYKQAFDRGVKLIGATAHYVTEELDAGPIIEQDVQRVSHRDSVEDLKRIGRTIERVVLARAVSWHVEDRIIVFENKTVVFS from the coding sequence ATGTTGCATTATCGGGGGCGCGGCGCTTCGGGGCGTCGCGACGACCAGGCGAGGATGTTGATCTCGTGTCCGGACAGGCCGGGCATCGTTGCGGCGGTGTCCGGCTTTCTGGCGAGGCAAGGGGCGAATATCGTCCAGTCGGACCAGTATACGGTCGATCCGAGAGGGGGAATGTTTTTTATACGCATCGAATTCGATCTCGAACGGCTGTCGGAGCGTCTGGAACAGCTTCGGCAGGATTTTGAGCCGATCGCACGGGAATTTTCGATGCAATGGCGGATTGTGTCCGCCGGCCGTCGCAAACGGCTTGCGATCATGGTTTCGAAGGAAGACCATTGTTTGATGGAATTGCTATGGCAATGGAAGGCAGGCGACTTAAACGCCGACATCGCGATGGTCATCAGCAACCATCCCGACTTGCAGGGGCTCGTGGAGTCGTTCGGCTTGCCGTTTTATCACATTCCCGTGACGCCGGAGACCAAGGCGGAAGCGGAAGAGCGCCAGCTGGAGCTGCTCGGCGACAACATCGACGCCGTCGTGCTGGCGAGGTATATGCAGATTCTTTCGCCGCGGTTCGTCGAGCGTTTCCGCAATCGGATCATCAACATCCATCACTCGTTTCTACCGGCGTTCGTCGGCGGCAATCCATACAAGCAGGCGTTCGACCGCGGTGTAAAACTGATCGGCGCCACCGCACACTACGTCACCGAGGAACTCGACGCCGGACCGATCATCGAACAGGACGTCCAGCGGGTCAGCCACCGCGACAGCGTCGAAGATTTGAAAAGAATCGGCCGTACGATCGAACGCGTCGTACTGGCGAGAGCGGTGTCGTGGCATGTAGAGGACCGCATCATCGTGTTCGAAAATAAAACGGTGGTGTTCAGTTGA